From a single Capsicum annuum cultivar UCD-10X-F1 chromosome 12, UCD10Xv1.1, whole genome shotgun sequence genomic region:
- the LOC124889502 gene encoding 5-epiaristolochene synthase-like, whose protein sequence is MASAEVGNNVVNHIEEAKIIRPVANFSPILWGYSFLSFSIDNNVAQKYAQEIEALKEETRSMLLATGRKLAETLNLIGVIECLQWSP, encoded by the exons ATGGCCTCAGCTGAAGTTGGAAATAATGTTGTGAACCACATCGAAGAAGCAAAGATCATTCGTCCAGTTGCCAACTTCTCTCCAATTCTATGGGGCTATAGTTTTCTTTCCTTCTCCATTGACAATAAC GTTGCACAAAAGTATGCTCAAGAGATTGAAGCGTTGAAGGAAGAAACAAGGAGTATGTTGTTAGCTACCGGGAGGAAATTGGCAGAGACATTGAATTTGATTGGTGTTATTGAATGCTTACAATGGTCACCGTAG